The Spirosoma sp. SC4-14 DNA window TTCAATGCTGATTTACGATATAAGCCGAACTCAACAGATGAATATTATTTTCCATTATTAAGTGCAGAATTTACAAAACGACAAAATGACTGTATAGAGAAAAAGCAATTTCCGTGTAATTTTCCTGAACCAAATGACACTTTAAATGAATTTGTAAACCAATGGTATTCCAAACATTTAAAGAGTATGAAAGAACCAGTACTTTACAAATTACAGAATGACGACAAAAAAATAATCAGGTTTACACATATAGGGACTTGGTCAAATCCTTTTTCATATAGAATAGAAAATAGTAATGGACAAATCACTTTGACATACAGTAAAACAAAAGGACTTGGTGGTTATGACGCTGGACGTAGAATTAAACACGAACAGAAAATAATAAAATCAGAAACTTGGGAGAAGATATTGGAGAAAATTAATAGTGTAAATTTTTGGAGTATCGAAACACACGACCCAAATATGATACTTGATGGAGAAGAGTGGATATTGGAAGTGTTGATAGATGGTAAGTATCACTTTGTAACACGAAACAGTCCAGAAAATTACGGAGGACAAGAATATGCTGAATTGTGTAAACTTATAATGAATTCTAACAAACAATAGAAAAACTGGTGCTAACAGCAGTTTGGCAAAATGGCGGGTTCAGTGCTAAATTGAACATTCGATTTTCAAATGAACATTAGTGCTAAATTGAAAGTAAGTACTTCTAATTCCGCCACTTCGCCAAGCTGCAAAACGTTGGCGGTCATTGTAAAAGGACACTCCACAAAGACAAAAACAGAAATTAATTGAAAAAATATGGCAAAAGAATCTTGGTATATTAACGAATCAGAACTTGACGACTATCAAGTAAGAATCGTAAGACGAAATCTAAACAGTTCATTCATTGTAAAAGGATGTGCAGGAAGTGGAAAAACCGTTTTGGCATTATGGAGAGCAAAAGAACTTGCTGAGCAAGGGAACAATGACTATCTAATCATAGTCTTTACTAAAGCTCTCAAACAATTCATTGAAGACGGTATTCATACAATAGGGGTTGACGAATCAAAGGTTCTTTATCATTGGGAATGGATAAACAGACGAGACAAACCATCAGCAGAATATATCATCGTTGACGAAGTTCAAGACTTCGATACTGATGAATTAAGAGAATTGCAACAAGCAGCCAAGAAGCATTTTATTTTGTTCGGAGACTCTGCTCAACAATTATACAAAAATGTGCCTAATAAGGGGAAACTATTGACAATGGAAGAAATCCAAATTCAAACTGGAATCCCTATGGAGAATTTGGTTATTAACCATAGACTACCCAAGAAAGTTGCAAGAGTTGCAGAAAAAGTAAGTTTATCTAATGACCCACTTGTTGACAGGTGTAACAAAGAAGGAGTTAATAAACCACGACTTGTAGAATGCTCCTCTTTTAATGACCAACTTGATTATATAATTGATGTCGTTAAAGCTCAAAATTACACAGATGTTGGCATTTTATTTCCGACCAATAATGATGTTCAAACCGCGAAAAAATATTTCGACAGTAAAAAATGGGGAGTTGAAGCTAAAATTGGATATGGAGCAGGCTCAATGGATTTGGACTTTAAAACAGACAACCCCAAACTAATGACATACCATAGTGCAAAAGGATTGCAATTTGAAGCAGTATTCATTCCTATGTGTATTTCAGGTGACGAGAAAGATAGAAATCCACTTTATGTTGCTTTAACCAGGAGCTATAGAGATTTATTCATCTTGTATTCAAACCACCTTTCTACTTTCATCGCAAACATTGACAGAAACTTGTTTGAATATCACAACGAAAAAAACAAATCATCTGCAAGCAGCGATTTACCCTTCTAAAGAAATTACAAAATGAGAGTATATATTCCGTTCAATTCAAACGACTTTAATAGTGTTTTTACAACACTATCAATTTCACCCTTTTCCTTTTATCCTAATAGAAAATACAGTTTCAAAAGGGCAACAACGACCTTTTTAAATGAAAGTGAAGACTTTTTGGTTGGATATGAAAAACCCATATTCCACAACCGAGAACTTGACAAGGACTACGGCTTTCCAGTCTTAATTGAAACTGAAATAACCGAAAGCAAATGGCAAACTACAGCAAATGGGCTCAATTATGTAATAATTGATTATACTGTATTTCTGCTTAACAATTTTAAATTGTTGTTTAGGAGAGAAAAAGAACTCAATGAAACTTTTGCTAAGTCATTAAAGAGTATTGAAACAAAGTATTCTGCTTTAGCGAAACAAAATTCTGAAGTTATAAAAGTAGATTGCTTCGTCAATGAAATACCATTCATTCAATTTCCAACAGTTAATAACAATTTTAATTCCTTGACTTTCTTCAAGGACAGAAAACTAAACAGAATACTTGGTGCTATTTTAGGTAGTTCAATTGCTTATACAAATTTAACATC harbors:
- a CDS encoding 3'-5' exonuclease, producing the protein MAKESWYINESELDDYQVRIVRRNLNSSFIVKGCAGSGKTVLALWRAKELAEQGNNDYLIIVFTKALKQFIEDGIHTIGVDESKVLYHWEWINRRDKPSAEYIIVDEVQDFDTDELRELQQAAKKHFILFGDSAQQLYKNVPNKGKLLTMEEIQIQTGIPMENLVINHRLPKKVARVAEKVSLSNDPLVDRCNKEGVNKPRLVECSSFNDQLDYIIDVVKAQNYTDVGILFPTNNDVQTAKKYFDSKKWGVEAKIGYGAGSMDLDFKTDNPKLMTYHSAKGLQFEAVFIPMCISGDEKDRNPLYVALTRSYRDLFILYSNHLSTFIANIDRNLFEYHNEKNKSSASSDLPF